Part of the Raphanus sativus cultivar WK10039 unplaced genomic scaffold, ASM80110v3 Scaffold0180, whole genome shotgun sequence genome, AATTTGTTATTTTCCGCAAGAACATATCCGGTAATTAAAACCTAATAAACATGTTCATATATTGCTATGGCTTCCTCATGTTACATGAATATTTGTATGAAAATTTGTCTATACAAAATTTGAAGGTTTGTTTCCGGAGGCTATTACTGAAACAAAGAGGCGAGAGGGCAAAGTGGGAGTACCCTTTTGCGGTGGCCGGAATCAATATCTCCTTCATGCTGATTCAAATGCTCGATTTACAAAACACTCGTACGTCCAAGTTTTGTTCTTGTATATAACAATTTCGACTGaagaactttaaaattattgttttgttgTTACGCAGCAAAGCCGAAATGTCTTCCGGGAATGAATTTTCTCAAACTCTTAGAAGGTAAACAaagtatgttatatatattctttttacaaGTTAGTGTATGATAATCTTTGAACATTAATCAAGAACCATatccaaataaaattattacagaAGACGAGAATGCATTCGATGTACTGTATTGTATATCATTCGCGATGATGGATGCTCAATGGCTTGCGATGCACGCTTCTTACATGGAATTCAATGTATGTCTCTAGTTTATCTCTCCTTTGTAATAACATTTGATGATTATCTTGAAGACTGATGATGCTTGTGTTTACGTATTTAATGTGATTGTATATATGTCAGGAAGTATTGCAGGCGACACGGAATCAGCTAGAGAGAGAGCTTTCTTTGGACGATATTCATCGGATTCAAGATCTCCCTGCTTATAATCTCTTGTTCCAATAGATTTTTCTTCTATTTAGATGTGTACATTAACTggatttatgtatttaaaaaacgATAATCAATGAGACAACAAATACTAAAAGATTGAAAATGAATGACCATGTTACATATCTTTTCCTTGGTCAAAGATCTATATGATGCATATACATCCTTGTTTTCTTCTAA contains:
- the LOC130494409 gene encoding uncharacterized protein LOC130494409 isoform X1, whose product is MKRGKGDKKGTKNRDVSGQVVPLTEPVVVATAVVGTRSWIGGLFTRSSRRQDKSIDYTLSPLQEERLQKLQDRLLVPFEETRIDHQESLKALWNAAFPNISLTGLVTEQWKDMGWQGPNPSTDFRGCGFIALENLLFSARTYPVCFRRLLLKQRGERAKWEYPFAVAGINISFMLIQMLDLQNTPKPKCLPGMNFLKLLEGKQKDENAFDVLYCISFAMMDAQWLAMHASYMEFNEVLQATRNQLERELSLDDIHRIQDLPAYNLLFQ
- the LOC130494409 gene encoding uncharacterized protein LOC130494409 isoform X2, with the protein product MKRGKGDKKGTKNRDVSGQVVPLTEPVVVATAVVGTRSWIGGLFTRSSRRQDKSIDYTLSPLQEERLQKLQDRLLVPFEETRIDHQESLKALWNAAFPNISLTGLVTEQWKDMGWQGPNPSTDFRGCGFIALENLLFSARTYPVCFRRLLLKQRGERAKWEYPFAVAGINISFMLIQMLDLQNTPKPKCLPGMNFLKLLEEDENAFDVLYCISFAMMDAQWLAMHASYMEFNEVLQATRNQLERELSLDDIHRIQDLPAYNLLFQ